The genomic DNA AGCGTGTTGATCATGGTCTGGTACGTGGGCAGCGCCTCCTCCGTGATCATATCACCGACCAGCACCACAAAGTACTCGTCGGGCAGGTCAGCCGTCCGATCGCGTAGGGCCCGCACCTGATCGAAGAAATCTTGGGATGGGAGTGAGGGGTCAGGCAGCAGGCTCTGGGGTTGCCAGCATTGTTCCACGGGCCTCAGGAGCGGAAGGACACACTGGGAGGCCCAGCCCTCCAGTGACTTGAACACTTCCACCTTTTCAGGTGGCATTGAGTGGGTCTTTTGGTGCCTTAGAGGTGTTGCCACGGCGGAGATTGGTGGTGGGAATCTGACGGTGGTGGTGGGTGGCCTGACGCGGTGGAGGGTCGGACTTTGGCCACGTGGGTTCCATGCGTGACTTTGGGAGCACAAGTCGAAGCACAGTGAGGCCTGCATTGTTTTCATCTATTTTGGGTGTCAAACTCACAAGCCCTCTGTAGTGTATTTATATGGAGGGGGAGTAATAATTTGGGCTTTCTTCTTTACGTAATTGCTCATATGCCATTTCggagagaattttatttttagtaccTGGAATTTAATGCCTTAGTCATTTAGTTCACCTTTCCAAGTCTCTTGTTCTCTAAAAGGGTGGAAAATACTGACATGGGTAGTTGGTACGGTAAAGGAAGCAAAGGGCAATACCGTCACTTAGTGGGAGTAAAAGTGAGCAAAAGTTGGAACGTGGAAGGAAAATGGAAGCAGTGGGATTTGAAAACAAGGGGTGCAGTGCAGTGGTTTTTGAGAGGGTGGAGCGAGAAGATATTAGTGTGTGATTCTGTGGGTTTTCCGCTACTTGGCGGGCGTGTTTCTCGCTTGCTAATTGACACCTCATTTCTTTTGGTACACCTCATTTCTggatttttaaatattaatttttgaaaaattcaattgtATTAAATGACATTTATCgcttaaagaaaattttgtctTGATTATGAAAATATAATCATAATGGTATAATGGTATTTTACAGCGTTTAACTATTTTGATCTATAAATAAGAGACCATATATCTTACACATAATAAGGGTCGTTGAGATTTGGTCAGGTTAGTCAACGCAAATTTGGGTAGCACCAGTCTTTGTTGGGTGcaacaaagatatatatatatatatatatatagcaattagcattatatatatataatgctaatTGCTAAGGACAGCAGCTTATCCTCATGACgatagaagaaaaatatgggGTTTTTTTGAGGATGAGTAGAAGAAAAGTCCAGTacttttgaatttattattatgtttggTATTTTACGTTGATGTGTCATCTTCTTATTAGAGAGTACAAAAGACTTGACTTGTGCCAAATCCGTTATTCTCGTATCAAATTCATCAAATTTCAACATCAATACTGGACATCAATTTCACCCTTCGGATTTCATGTGACAACATCAACCTGTAATATAAAAGCATAAAAGTGAAAGCTCTAATTTTCTGTTTTGCAGAAACAAGTGAAGAGCTTTCACCTTGTAGCCTCTTGTAGATGGAAATTGGAGACTAATGGAGAGAGGGAGACAATTGTGTACAtatcatttttcccttttactATATCATTATTTATACAGATGTAAGACTGTTTAGTTGCTAGTCTTACTTTTTCAATTGCTGCAGGGCTGcaacttttattattaaaagcaagaagaaaaaaaatgaataatcacGAGCTTTTTACATAATTATTTGCAATCCTTAGAATGATGAGGGATATTGTCCAAGTAATATTTGATCATGACTTGTGATCAAGCCTTGTGTTCAAGGTGGTGATGATCAAAACCTGAAGAAGATGTGCCAGGTTTGCCCTCTGCAGAATTGGCATGCAAGCCTTCACCAAACTTCTCATCCTTCCTAATCACTTCATCAATATGCACATCATCCTCAACTGACAATATCACAGCCTGAGGTCCATGGGGCCCTGGTACGATTATCTCGTTCACCTTCCTGTGTTCGTCGAAGTGAATCATATCGGTTTCTTGaacttccttcttctttctcctcttaaTGAAGCAGAAGACAGCAGCTGCAAGGAATGCAAGGAAGAAAAGACCTCCGAATGATATGAACACAATGACTATTACTGTGGGATTGTTGTTCGGTGATGGTGCAGGCGGCGGAGGGAGTACATGAGGCGGCGGAGGGCGCACATGGGGAGGAGGTGGAGGAAAATGGTGAGATGGGGTTGGCGGTGGTGGTGATTTTGAGGGACTGGGTGGCTTTGCGGCCGGAGGTGGAGGAAAATGGTGAGATGGGGTTGGCGGTGGCGGTGATTTTGAGGGTCTGGGCGGCTTTGCGGCCGGAGGTGGTGGGTGAAAAGGATGGGGAGGTGGTGGTTGGAAAGTGTGGGGTGGTGGAGGGAAGTATGGGAAGTTGAAGTCATTGGACTGGGGAGAGACCATCTTGATGTCAATGCAGATAATATGAAGTTGATAGATTGAGTTGTGGAGAAAGGGGTAGCATCGAGAGCCTATTTGTAGGGAGTATTTGGTTTCATATTTCTGTGATAATGGATTGCAAGTTTTTAGTGACTTGACTGCCATTCTAAGATTTGGGATGGTTTGTTTGCATTGGAAAACACTTCTCaaagtttctttatttttttctctgaaaCTTGTTTCTTAGGCGCAAGATACTGAGATTTGATAGGGATCCGGTAACCCTATAATATCAATATTAGCTGTAAGACGAAACAAACGGACCATAATCCATAAATATAGTGGTTTAACCTGTGTTTCAGCCAATTTGGGAGCAAAACCCAAATGGGAACTCATTTCTTTATTCCAACTCTGTTTACtgtttagaaagaaaattaaaataaaattcaaaatatattagtttataaatatataaatgaatCTGTACCACATTACAATGGCCTTGAGATTATTGGAATGAATTCCTTTAATTACACgataacaaagaagaaaattaggTTGGATTACATGTTACAGTCATTTAGTGAAATGATGGCGCATTAAACAAGAGTACctatgaatttatttatttttaaactacaaaaatccatcagaaaaggagaaagaggagTCCTTTCCACTACAGATGAGAAAGGAAGCAACTGAGCCGCAATCCTACCTTCCCACTGCTAGTCATATTCACAATATTGGAGAATATAAAAAACCCAAAGgaatttttgatttatttctattttatcttttatgttCACTCTTCCTTCTTTATACAAGTATAATCACAAATCCACTAATTAGACATTGAAAAGTACCAAAATCAAGTGTTACTTCTTCCCCTAATCAATATGAAGTTCTTGATCAGTCTTAGTTGTAAAGAAATCAATAAGGTATTGTAATTAGGcctaaaaaaggaaagaaagagacattGTCACATTGACAAGCAACTagaacaaaacttttttttttttttggtcatggtaaaattaattatcaaaccAACGGGCTAGATACCTTTACAAATATATGGAAGctttcatttgaaaataatgCTTCAGATCTTCACAAATACGTGTTATTATACAAATTTAATTTCTAGCAGCCATAGCTACTGTCTACTGACATGCAATTTGCAGTTCATCTCAAACTCTGCTTTTTTCCCTCTATTTTTTTGGTTCAATCGGTAATCCTTGGGTCCTTCTCCTTCCCTTATATGAGCGGGACTAAAGCACAGATATTTAGCAACCACCATCCCAAACTCGCTT from Corylus avellana chromosome ca6, CavTom2PMs-1.0 includes the following:
- the LOC132185727 gene encoding protein TRACHEARY ELEMENT DIFFERENTIATION-RELATED 7A-like, translated to MVSPQSNDFNFPYFPPPPHTFQPPPPHPFHPPPPAAKPPRPSKSPPPPTPSHHFPPPPAAKPPSPSKSPPPPTPSHHFPPPPPHVRPPPPHVLPPPPAPSPNNNPTVIVIVFISFGGLFFLAFLAAAVFCFIKRRKKKEVQETDMIHFDEHRKVNEIIVPGPHGPQAVILSVEDDVHIDEVIRKDEKFGEGLHANSAEGKPGTSSSGFDHHHLEHKA